One region of Acidobacteriota bacterium genomic DNA includes:
- the rpsO gene encoding 30S ribosomal protein S15: MIARERKANVITKFRTHDSDTGSPEVQIAILSERIGELTDHFNTHKKDHASRRGLLMMVSKRRRLLDYLKTYDADRYQAVIQKLGIRK; this comes from the coding sequence GTGATAGCGAGAGAGCGCAAGGCCAACGTCATTACGAAGTTCCGCACGCATGACTCGGACACGGGCAGTCCGGAGGTGCAGATTGCCATCCTCAGCGAGCGGATCGGCGAACTGACGGACCACTTCAACACGCACAAGAAAGACCACGCGTCCCGGCGCGGTCTACTCATGATGGTCAGCAAGCGCCGTCGCCTGCTTGACTACCTCAAGACGTACGACGCCGACCGTTACCAAGCCGTCATTCAGAAGCTCGGCATCCGTAAGTAA
- a CDS encoding nuclear transport factor 2 family protein, which produces MNPTKQETNKALVLEAFDTLFNQRDYVAAERFWSPNYIQHSAHIAPGREGLFNLIKSIPPTLMYEPGTIVAEGDLVIVHGRFSGFGAPVNWIAADIVRIQNGILVEHWDVIQDEATEEQSLSKRPMFGTMFPT; this is translated from the coding sequence AGCAGGAAACAAATAAGGCACTCGTTCTTGAGGCATTTGACACTCTCTTCAACCAGCGTGACTACGTGGCAGCTGAGCGCTTCTGGTCGCCCAACTACATCCAGCACAGCGCTCATATCGCACCCGGTCGCGAGGGTCTGTTCAATCTCATCAAGAGCATCCCGCCAACGCTGATGTACGAACCGGGAACGATCGTGGCTGAGGGGGACCTGGTGATCGTGCACGGACGATTTAGCGGTTTCGGTGCGCCTGTGAATTGGATCGCCGCAGACATAGTGCGCATTCAAAACGGGATCCTGGTTGAACATTGGGACGTGATTCAGGATGAAGCGACGGAAGAACAGTCGCTAAGCAAACGGCCCATGTTCGGAACTATGTTCCCGACCTAG